In Acidobacteriota bacterium, a single genomic region encodes these proteins:
- a CDS encoding histone deacetylase has translation MIRVFTDPRCLEHSSPAGFPEVPRRLQGILDELEQRGHPMVREAHHEAADEMVRAIHDPAYVDRFQRCVARGDGLLDSADNPLSAGTWDAAWGAVETLLSAVDHQLAEGGGTFAAVRPPGHHAEHALAMGFCYLNNVAVAAEYLRRRHGMERVAIFDFDVHHGNGTQHLFEERGDVLYASTHQFPFYPGTGAASERGRGAGEGTTVNAPLAAGSGDDELEAAVQEIILPALREYRPEALLLSAGFDAWKGDPLGGLAVSRDAFRRLGLQLAELADEVCGGRMVSVLEGGYDLEALPSLVAGYLDGCAGREENGAQS, from the coding sequence ATGATTCGAGTCTTCACCGACCCTCGTTGCCTCGAGCATTCCTCGCCGGCAGGGTTCCCGGAGGTGCCGCGGCGTCTTCAGGGGATCCTCGACGAGTTGGAGCAGCGTGGACACCCGATGGTGCGCGAAGCCCACCACGAAGCTGCCGACGAGATGGTGCGGGCAATCCACGATCCGGCCTATGTCGACCGCTTTCAGCGCTGTGTCGCGCGGGGCGATGGACTGCTGGATTCCGCCGACAATCCCCTGTCTGCCGGTACCTGGGACGCGGCCTGGGGAGCGGTAGAGACCTTGTTGTCGGCGGTGGATCATCAACTGGCCGAGGGCGGCGGGACCTTTGCCGCCGTGCGTCCGCCGGGGCACCATGCGGAGCATGCCTTGGCCATGGGTTTCTGCTATCTGAACAACGTCGCCGTGGCAGCGGAGTACTTGCGCCGTCGCCACGGGATGGAGCGCGTCGCCATCTTCGATTTCGACGTCCACCACGGCAACGGCACCCAGCACCTATTCGAAGAGCGGGGCGACGTGCTTTACGCCAGCACGCACCAATTTCCCTTCTACCCCGGTACCGGCGCGGCTTCGGAGCGTGGCCGGGGGGCTGGAGAGGGAACGACGGTGAATGCGCCGCTGGCCGCCGGCAGTGGTGACGACGAGCTGGAAGCGGCGGTGCAGGAGATCATCCTTCCGGCGCTGCGGGAGTACCGGCCGGAAGCGCTGCTGCTCTCCGCCGGTTTCGATGCCTGGAAAGGCGATCCGCTGGGAGGCCTGGCGGTGAGTCGAGACGCCTTCCGCCGTCTGGGGCTTCAGCTGGCGGAGCTGGCGGACGAAGTCTGTGGTGGCCGTATGGTCTCGGTGCTGGAAGGCGGCTACGATTTGGAGGCTTTGCCGTCCCTGGTGGCAGGCTACCTGGACGGCTGTGCAGGGCGGGAGGAGAATGGCGCCCAGTCGTGA
- a CDS encoding Ig-like domain-containing protein, with translation MKRITLLGLAVGLLWIASPALAAAPFGSFGGIAGGGNGGGGNLPIHGWCLDDDGVASVDIFVDGRIVGRADYGRRRTGVENRYPSFPDSAAAGFGFNLDTTRYHNGLYTVQPRCRSLTGEITFLPAKQLQFTNTVLNLAPFGSIGFPPRNADLFGDCNNFSTLSVVDGWALDAGVEIGDEGIGYLELLVDGSILANTRTDCFFDEASGFLYNCAGLVRQDVERAFPGYKDSPRAGFRFALNIGALIDFGFVRGFHVLTIRAGDISGQVANIAEIPVFFSCRADEPDEAAFGQIFMPRNGQIVNDTVVFNGWALDAAGVERVEIWVDGEKVGDAFYGAIRPGVSARYPFPNYPDSPAPGWSFTLDTSQFADGPHNVQVFVVDINDPPGFKVLIGERNFRVDNMGF, from the coding sequence ATGAAGCGCATCACTCTTTTGGGACTCGCCGTTGGGCTGCTGTGGATAGCCAGCCCGGCGTTGGCGGCTGCCCCCTTCGGCTCCTTCGGCGGTATCGCCGGTGGTGGTAACGGTGGCGGCGGCAATCTTCCGATCCACGGTTGGTGTCTGGACGACGATGGCGTCGCCTCGGTAGACATCTTCGTTGATGGCCGGATCGTCGGCCGGGCGGACTACGGGCGCCGGCGCACCGGCGTCGAGAACCGCTATCCGTCGTTCCCGGATTCGGCGGCGGCGGGTTTCGGGTTCAATCTCGACACCACCCGCTACCACAACGGCCTGTACACGGTGCAGCCGCGCTGTCGCAGCCTGACGGGGGAGATCACCTTCCTGCCCGCCAAGCAGCTGCAGTTCACCAACACGGTGCTCAATCTGGCGCCCTTCGGCAGCATCGGCTTCCCGCCGCGCAATGCCGACCTCTTCGGCGACTGCAACAACTTCAGCACGCTGTCGGTGGTGGACGGTTGGGCGCTGGACGCCGGAGTGGAGATTGGTGACGAGGGCATCGGCTATCTGGAGCTCCTGGTCGACGGTTCGATCCTGGCCAACACCCGCACCGACTGCTTCTTCGACGAGGCCAGTGGCTTCCTCTACAACTGCGCCGGTCTGGTGCGCCAGGACGTGGAGCGGGCTTTCCCCGGCTACAAGGACTCCCCGCGGGCGGGCTTCCGCTTCGCCCTCAACATCGGCGCGTTGATCGACTTCGGCTTCGTCCGGGGCTTCCACGTACTGACCATCCGGGCCGGGGACATCTCCGGGCAGGTAGCCAATATCGCCGAGATCCCGGTCTTCTTCAGCTGCCGTGCCGACGAGCCGGACGAGGCCGCTTTCGGTCAGATCTTCATGCCCAGGAACGGCCAGATCGTCAACGACACCGTCGTCTTCAACGGCTGGGCCCTGGATGCCGCCGGGGTCGAGCGGGTCGAGATCTGGGTGGACGGCGAGAAGGTCGGCGACGCCTTCTACGGCGCCATCCGGCCGGGCGTCAGCGCCCGCTACCCCTTCCCGAACTACCCGGACAGCCCGGCGCCGGGCTGGTCGTTCACCCTCGACACGTCCCAATTCGCGGACGGCCCGCACAATGTGCAGGTCTTCGTGGTGGACATCAACGATCCTCCGGGCTTCAAGGTGCTGATCGGCGAGCGGAACTTCCGCGTCGACAACATGGGTTTCTAA
- a CDS encoding S41 family peptidase, whose amino-acid sequence MMKAWRNFSILVFVLSLVVGGLYATHLQALTAETRDSMRLYTELLTKAHENYGGDVTYRDLVYASIAGMTRTLDPHTNFLPPRAYEGMRERQRSSFYGLGILIGLRSSRVTVITPIEGGPASRLGIRAGDIIDTIDGESTESLSLDEAVSLLKGPKGTEVTITVLRAGLSDPLEMTVTRAEIPLTTVRHSYMLTPEVGYMRITDFNRGTGKEVAEALTGLKEQGMQRLLLDLRNNGGGLLDQAIEVGDLFVPDGGKIVETRGRTRNSHQTFFAEGEHPSLDIPVVVLVNSGTASAAEILAGAIQDHDMGIIAGTPTWGKGLVQTVYTLSYGAGVALTTARYYTPSGRLIQRDYSSPYDYYAYNPNTDTDEDGNLILSQPPEGEEAFLTDLGRQVYGGGGITPDILVELDEVSPFLQFLHTRNAFFDFAVEYSNTHDIPDRSWTPSPKMIRDFETWIEGKEWGGEQELEENLADPETADYILRQIHAEVFNSEFGQDAWHEVLSRGDRQIQRGLQLFGKAGDLLASRQDLQEEIDRRAALERD is encoded by the coding sequence ATGATGAAAGCCTGGCGCAATTTTTCCATCCTCGTCTTCGTCCTCAGCCTCGTCGTGGGCGGCCTCTACGCTACCCACCTCCAGGCCCTCACCGCCGAGACCCGGGACTCCATGAGGCTCTACACCGAGCTTCTCACCAAGGCCCACGAGAACTACGGCGGGGACGTCACCTATCGGGATCTGGTCTACGCCTCCATCGCCGGCATGACCCGCACTCTCGATCCCCACACGAACTTCCTGCCCCCCCGCGCCTACGAGGGCATGCGGGAGCGCCAGCGCTCCAGCTTCTACGGCCTGGGCATCCTCATCGGTCTGCGCAGCAGCCGGGTGACCGTGATCACCCCCATCGAAGGCGGTCCGGCGTCGCGGCTGGGCATCCGCGCCGGCGACATCATCGACACCATCGACGGTGAATCCACCGAGTCCCTATCCCTGGACGAAGCGGTCTCCCTGCTCAAAGGTCCCAAGGGCACCGAGGTGACCATCACCGTGCTGCGGGCCGGCCTCTCCGACCCGCTGGAGATGACCGTCACCCGCGCCGAGATTCCGCTGACCACCGTGCGCCACTCCTACATGCTCACCCCCGAGGTGGGCTACATGCGGATCACCGACTTCAACCGCGGCACCGGCAAAGAGGTGGCGGAAGCGCTGACCGGGCTGAAAGAACAAGGGATGCAGCGCCTGCTCCTCGATCTGCGCAACAACGGCGGCGGCCTCCTCGACCAGGCCATCGAGGTCGGCGACCTCTTCGTGCCCGACGGCGGCAAGATCGTCGAGACCCGCGGGCGCACCCGCAACTCGCACCAGACCTTCTTCGCCGAGGGCGAGCACCCGTCCCTCGACATCCCGGTGGTGGTGCTGGTCAACAGCGGTACCGCTTCCGCCGCCGAGATCCTCGCCGGCGCCATCCAGGACCACGATATGGGCATCATCGCCGGCACCCCCACCTGGGGCAAGGGCCTGGTGCAGACCGTCTACACCCTCTCCTACGGCGCCGGCGTCGCCCTCACCACGGCCCGCTACTACACCCCCTCGGGACGCCTGATCCAGCGCGACTACAGCTCGCCCTACGACTACTACGCCTACAACCCCAACACCGATACCGACGAGGACGGTAACCTGATCCTCTCCCAGCCGCCGGAGGGTGAAGAGGCCTTCCTCACCGACCTGGGCCGCCAGGTCTACGGCGGCGGCGGGATCACCCCGGACATCCTGGTGGAGCTGGACGAGGTCTCCCCCTTCCTCCAATTCCTCCACACCCGCAACGCCTTCTTCGACTTCGCCGTGGAGTACAGCAACACCCACGACATCCCCGACCGCAGCTGGACCCCGTCACCGAAGATGATCCGGGACTTCGAGACCTGGATCGAAGGCAAAGAGTGGGGCGGTGAACAAGAGCTGGAGGAGAACCTCGCGGACCCGGAAACCGCCGACTACATCCTGCGGCAGATCCACGCCGAGGTCTTCAACTCCGAGTTTGGCCAGGACGCCTGGCACGAGGTTCTCTCCCGCGGTGATCGCCAGATCCAGCGCGGCCTGCAGCTCTTCGGCAAAGCCGGTGACCTCCTCGCCAGCCGCCAAGACCTGCAAGAAGAAATCGACCGCCGCGCCGCCCTCGAGCGCGACTGA
- a CDS encoding twin-arginine translocase TatA/TatE family subunit, protein MFGLGFPEVAFIIVLALLIFGPKRLPELGRTLGKGLGEFRRASNDLKRTFNAELSLDDDEERPALSRRSLREGDSPAEPRVRNAPDENLPDLREPREPREGRVARGSVTPADSSRTDGEGSSSPDRAPDADES, encoded by the coding sequence ATGTTTGGTCTTGGATTTCCGGAAGTCGCGTTCATCATCGTCTTGGCCCTGCTCATCTTCGGCCCCAAACGGTTGCCGGAGCTGGGGCGCACCCTGGGCAAGGGGCTGGGCGAGTTCCGGCGCGCTTCCAACGATCTCAAGCGCACGTTCAACGCGGAGCTGAGCCTGGACGACGACGAGGAGCGGCCGGCTTTGTCTCGCCGTTCGCTGCGGGAAGGCGACTCGCCGGCGGAGCCTCGGGTCCGGAACGCTCCGGACGAGAACTTGCCGGATCTGCGGGAGCCACGAGAGCCGAGAGAGGGGCGGGTCGCCCGCGGCTCGGTGACGCCTGCCGACTCCTCCCGGACCGACGGCGAGGGCTCTAGCTCCCCCGACAGGGCTCCCGACGCCGACGAAAGCTGA
- the tatC gene encoding twin-arginine translocase subunit TatC has translation MSLVEHLEELRGRIFRSLIAFALAFMVCWTFHREIFNFLKAPIEPYLPGDQKLSFFSVSEPFLLYFKTAALAAIFLASPYFLTQLWGFVSPGLYQKEKRYAVPFILVSTFFFLAGGAFAYFVAFPFAVEFLLGMGEEFQAVIAASQYLRFLMTVILGLGLMFELPVLIFLLSMLGLVTSSFLMRHFRWAVLIIFIAAAVITPTPDIVNLCLFAVPTILLYLLGTGAAWMVERSRRKRQEEAEEPSGD, from the coding sequence ATGTCGTTGGTGGAGCACCTGGAGGAGCTGCGGGGGAGGATTTTCCGCTCGTTGATCGCCTTCGCTCTGGCGTTCATGGTGTGTTGGACGTTTCACCGCGAGATCTTCAACTTCCTCAAGGCCCCCATCGAACCCTATTTGCCCGGTGATCAGAAGCTCAGCTTCTTCTCGGTCAGCGAGCCGTTTTTGCTCTATTTCAAAACGGCGGCCCTGGCGGCGATATTCCTCGCCTCGCCTTATTTCCTCACCCAGCTCTGGGGCTTCGTGTCGCCGGGGCTGTACCAGAAGGAGAAGCGCTACGCCGTTCCCTTCATTCTGGTCAGCACCTTCTTCTTCCTCGCTGGCGGTGCTTTCGCGTACTTCGTAGCCTTCCCCTTCGCGGTGGAGTTCCTCCTCGGCATGGGCGAAGAGTTCCAGGCGGTGATCGCCGCGAGTCAGTACCTGCGCTTCTTGATGACGGTGATTCTGGGCCTGGGGCTGATGTTCGAGCTGCCGGTGTTGATCTTCCTGCTCTCGATGCTGGGGCTGGTGACTTCGAGCTTCCTGATGCGCCATTTCCGCTGGGCGGTGCTGATCATCTTCATCGCCGCGGCGGTGATCACGCCGACCCCGGACATCGTCAACCTCTGCCTCTTCGCGGTGCCCACCATCCTGCTCTACCTGCTGGGCACGGGGGCGGCGTGGATGGTGGAGCGCTCCCGGCGCAAACGCCAGGAGGAGGCGGAGGAGCCTTCCGGGGATTGA
- a CDS encoding sulfatase gives MNHRACIPNSAAAVAWSIVLAGALMLLLACGGPPGENGPSAAETPRSGEAPQTDGSEAWHRHDLWLDDPSIAYQPEELGQQKAWSRQVVYLGANEVRELDKVTAFQRQQIPRLAASEVRALQQVAGSRLVFTVEVGDQPYFSFIPLVDRRHPWATLYRVSARALGEPSQGGAEEQVLHEEWVRVRALPAQAAVTVSLEAFAGQTIELLLDAEMEEPVAQRPRPRRAQWVSPAVYYRAPLSKDSKAGEARQNASAQRPNILLIGADTLRADHLGAYGASPSLTPGLDRLAKESDVWLNATSCFNVTNPSFISLMTGLYGKNHGIYDLTTPLPDSYTTLAEVFSDAGYDTLAVIAARHLRHRNSGLGQGFDEVTVSGLHFAAELVADMGMDWIAEHTENGDAPFFAWLHMFDPHTPHTPPAPFGLGFHPDRSYGLAPVDRWLLHRTPGWPSYTYMPLGGSSELYAGEVSYLDRQVDRLMDFLRSRGLLENTLVVFIADHGENLADHGVRYGHHGLFETTVHVPLMVRWPGAEGTGRRFEELVQNVDVFPTLLAAAGLEAPESDGTDLRAIADGEERSHRAVFSEHSHALGTRIRTRDHSYMVSMGNNFYEDGRYLFDLRTDPGEENNLAGTGLAVEDELHRALQGWLQTRRETDTALPADLTEEDIERLRALGYL, from the coding sequence ATGAATCACCGAGCTTGCATCCCCAATTCCGCGGCAGCCGTCGCCTGGTCCATCGTCCTGGCCGGAGCCCTGATGCTCCTGCTCGCCTGTGGCGGCCCTCCCGGCGAGAACGGACCGTCGGCAGCCGAAACTCCGAGATCCGGCGAGGCACCTCAGACCGACGGCAGCGAGGCCTGGCATCGCCACGACCTCTGGCTCGACGATCCCTCCATCGCCTACCAGCCGGAAGAGCTGGGGCAGCAGAAAGCCTGGTCCCGACAGGTCGTCTATCTGGGAGCCAACGAGGTCCGCGAGCTCGACAAGGTAACGGCATTCCAACGCCAACAGATTCCGCGCCTGGCCGCCTCCGAGGTGCGCGCCCTGCAGCAGGTCGCCGGCAGCCGCCTGGTCTTCACCGTCGAGGTGGGAGATCAGCCCTACTTCTCCTTCATCCCCCTGGTCGACCGCCGCCACCCCTGGGCCACCCTCTACCGCGTCTCCGCCCGGGCCCTCGGTGAGCCTTCCCAAGGCGGGGCGGAGGAGCAAGTTCTGCACGAAGAATGGGTGCGGGTGCGAGCGCTGCCGGCCCAGGCGGCGGTGACCGTCAGCCTCGAAGCCTTCGCCGGCCAGACCATCGAGCTGCTGCTGGACGCCGAGATGGAAGAGCCCGTGGCCCAACGGCCGCGGCCCCGCCGGGCTCAGTGGGTCAGCCCCGCGGTCTACTATCGGGCGCCACTCTCCAAGGATTCCAAGGCCGGCGAGGCTCGCCAAAACGCCTCCGCCCAACGCCCCAACATCCTGCTCATCGGCGCCGATACGCTGCGTGCCGACCACCTGGGAGCCTATGGTGCCAGCCCCAGCCTGACCCCCGGCCTCGACCGGCTGGCGAAGGAGAGCGACGTCTGGCTCAACGCCACCTCCTGCTTCAACGTCACCAACCCCAGCTTCATCTCGCTGATGACCGGCCTCTACGGCAAGAACCACGGCATCTACGACCTCACGACCCCGCTGCCGGACAGCTACACCACCCTAGCCGAGGTCTTCTCCGACGCCGGCTACGACACCCTCGCCGTCATCGCTGCCCGCCACCTGCGCCACCGCAATTCGGGGCTCGGCCAGGGCTTCGACGAGGTCACCGTCTCCGGCCTCCACTTCGCCGCCGAGCTGGTGGCGGATATGGGCATGGATTGGATCGCCGAGCACACCGAGAACGGCGACGCCCCGTTCTTCGCCTGGCTGCACATGTTCGATCCCCACACCCCTCACACGCCGCCGGCCCCCTTTGGCCTGGGCTTCCACCCGGACCGCTCCTACGGCCTCGCGCCGGTGGACCGGTGGCTGCTCCACCGCACCCCCGGCTGGCCCAGCTATACCTACATGCCCCTGGGGGGCAGCAGCGAGCTCTACGCCGGCGAAGTGAGCTATCTGGACCGCCAGGTGGACCGGCTGATGGACTTTCTCCGCTCCCGCGGCCTGCTGGAGAACACCCTCGTGGTCTTCATCGCGGACCACGGCGAAAACCTCGCCGACCACGGCGTGCGCTATGGCCACCACGGACTCTTCGAGACCACCGTCCACGTGCCGCTGATGGTGCGCTGGCCAGGAGCCGAAGGCACCGGACGGCGCTTCGAGGAGTTGGTACAGAACGTCGACGTCTTCCCCACCCTCCTCGCCGCCGCCGGCCTGGAGGCTCCGGAGAGCGACGGCACCGATCTGCGCGCCATCGCCGACGGCGAGGAGCGTAGCCACCGGGCCGTGTTCAGCGAGCACTCCCACGCCCTGGGCACCCGCATCCGCACCCGCGACCATTCCTACATGGTCAGTATGGGCAACAACTTCTACGAGGACGGCCGTTATCTCTTCGACCTACGGACAGATCCCGGTGAGGAGAACAACCTGGCGGGCACCGGTCTGGCGGTAGAGGACGAGCTCCACCGGGCTCTCCAAGGCTGGCTCCAAACCCGCCGAGAGACCGACACGGCCCTCCCCGCGGACCTCACCGAAGAGGACATCGAGCGCCTGCGCGCCCTGGGGTATCTCTGA
- a CDS encoding HAD hydrolase family protein: MPHQPTAATPRALDDETFRQRARGLAWLLTDVDGVLTDGRMVYGPEGEETKRFHARDGLALKLARRCGIQVGLLSARGNRAVEVRAGELGLDRVLLGQGNKVAALESLLEETGVPLEAVAFIGDDLPDLGVLGRVGLALCPADAATEVRQLAHRVLHRPGGQGCVREAVEAVLQARGQWQEAIAPFYQD, translated from the coding sequence ATGCCCCATCAACCCACCGCCGCCACCCCACGAGCCCTCGACGACGAAACCTTCCGTCAACGAGCCCGAGGGCTCGCCTGGCTGCTCACCGACGTCGACGGCGTGCTCACCGATGGCCGCATGGTCTACGGCCCCGAGGGGGAGGAGACCAAGCGCTTCCACGCCCGCGACGGCCTGGCCCTCAAGCTCGCGCGGCGCTGCGGGATTCAGGTGGGATTGCTCTCCGCCCGGGGCAACCGGGCGGTGGAGGTGCGCGCCGGCGAGCTCGGCCTCGACCGCGTTCTCCTGGGCCAGGGAAACAAAGTCGCCGCCCTGGAGAGCCTGCTGGAGGAGACGGGAGTTCCCCTCGAAGCCGTGGCCTTCATTGGAGACGACCTGCCGGATCTTGGAGTTCTGGGCCGGGTGGGCCTGGCCCTCTGCCCCGCCGACGCCGCCACCGAGGTCCGCCAGCTGGCCCACCGTGTGCTCCACCGCCCCGGCGGCCAAGGCTGCGTGCGGGAAGCGGTGGAAGCCGTCCTCCAGGCCCGGGGCCAGTGGCAGGAAGCCATCGCGCCCTTTTACCAGGATTGA
- a CDS encoding KpsF/GutQ family sugar-phosphate isomerase produces MTDLDNPKPASPEAKSRSPREVARQVLEIEAGAILGLLPHLDGNFDRAVAMIREAPGRVVCSGMGKSGLVMKKVAATLASTGTPSLFLHPAEAIHGDLGMIVPGDVVLAASYSGTTEELLRLVQTLKRLGVPLIAITGSAGSPLALAADLHLPVPIDREACPLNLAPTASTTATLALADALAMALLEARGFTPEDFARLHPGGRLGKRLLKVHDLMHAGDALPRVTESTPMREAIYEMSRKGLGITAVTDEGGRLLGCISDGDLRRRLETDGELLHRTAGDCLHPSPLTIQPDELAPAALKEMEDHRITSLFVVGEDHQLLGLVHLHQLWGLELF; encoded by the coding sequence ATGACCGATCTGGACAACCCGAAACCAGCAAGCCCAGAAGCCAAATCCCGCTCCCCCAGGGAGGTCGCCCGGCAGGTGCTGGAGATCGAGGCCGGGGCCATCCTCGGCCTGCTCCCCCACCTCGACGGCAACTTCGACCGCGCCGTGGCGATGATCCGGGAGGCCCCCGGGCGCGTCGTGTGCAGCGGCATGGGGAAGAGCGGATTGGTGATGAAGAAGGTCGCCGCCACCCTCGCCTCCACCGGCACCCCATCCCTCTTTCTCCACCCCGCGGAGGCCATCCACGGTGACCTGGGGATGATCGTCCCCGGCGACGTCGTCCTCGCCGCCTCTTACTCCGGCACCACCGAGGAGCTGCTGCGACTGGTACAAACCCTCAAGCGTCTGGGAGTCCCCCTCATCGCCATCACCGGCAGCGCCGGCAGCCCGTTGGCCCTCGCCGCCGACCTGCACCTGCCGGTTCCCATCGACCGCGAGGCCTGCCCCTTGAACCTCGCTCCCACCGCCTCCACCACCGCCACCCTCGCCCTCGCCGACGCCCTGGCCATGGCGCTGCTGGAGGCCCGGGGCTTCACCCCGGAGGACTTCGCCCGACTGCATCCCGGTGGGCGACTGGGCAAACGCCTGCTCAAGGTACACGACCTGATGCACGCCGGCGACGCCCTCCCCCGGGTCACCGAGAGCACGCCCATGCGCGAGGCCATTTACGAGATGAGCCGCAAAGGCTTGGGCATCACCGCCGTCACCGACGAGGGCGGGCGGTTGCTGGGCTGCATCTCCGACGGCGATCTACGCCGCCGCCTCGAAACCGACGGCGAGCTTCTCCACCGCACCGCCGGTGATTGTCTTCATCCCTCCCCCCTGACCATCCAGCCCGACGAGCTGGCACCGGCGGCCCTCAAGGAGATGGAGGACCACCGCATCACCTCCCTCTTCGTCGTCGGTGAAGACCATCAGCTCCTGGGCCTCGTCCACCTGCACCAGCTCTGGGGGCTGGAGCTTTTCTGA
- the kdsA gene encoding 3-deoxy-8-phosphooctulonate synthase produces the protein MSTASSLPILELAPGVTIGGEQLPVISGPCVIENEDHTLRTAGLVRAMAQRLGLAVVFKASFDKANRSSLESFRGPGLEEGLRVLAKVKEETGLPVLTDVHDASQCAPAAEVCDVLQIPAFLCRQTDLVLAAAGTGRAVNIKKGQFVAPEDMAKAVEKARSTGNQRITVTERGYSFGYNNLVVDMRSFSMLHREGIPVIYDVTHSLQLPGGGAETGGAKVYAEPLARAAVAAGADGVFLEVHPDPDNALSDSTTQLLPERAEKLLASLLAVRGALEPWKEGSEQRQTTGIALS, from the coding sequence ATGAGCACAGCGTCGAGCCTCCCGATCCTGGAGCTCGCCCCGGGGGTCACCATCGGCGGCGAGCAGCTGCCGGTGATCAGCGGCCCCTGCGTCATCGAAAACGAAGACCACACCCTGCGCACCGCCGGCCTGGTTCGGGCCATGGCCCAGCGCCTGGGCCTGGCGGTGGTATTCAAGGCCTCCTTCGACAAGGCCAACCGCAGCTCCCTCGAGAGCTTTCGCGGTCCGGGACTGGAGGAGGGCCTGCGGGTGCTGGCGAAGGTCAAGGAGGAGACCGGCCTGCCGGTCCTCACCGACGTCCACGACGCCTCTCAATGCGCCCCCGCGGCGGAAGTCTGCGACGTGCTCCAGATCCCTGCCTTCCTCTGCCGCCAGACCGACCTAGTCCTCGCCGCCGCCGGCACCGGCCGCGCCGTCAACATCAAGAAGGGCCAGTTCGTCGCCCCGGAGGACATGGCCAAGGCGGTGGAGAAGGCTCGCAGCACCGGCAACCAGCGGATCACCGTCACGGAGCGCGGTTATAGCTTCGGCTACAACAACCTGGTAGTGGACATGCGCAGCTTCTCCATGTTGCACCGGGAGGGCATCCCGGTGATCTACGACGTCACCCACTCGCTGCAGCTTCCCGGCGGCGGCGCCGAAACCGGCGGTGCCAAGGTCTACGCCGAGCCTCTGGCCCGAGCGGCCGTCGCCGCCGGTGCCGACGGCGTCTTCCTGGAGGTCCATCCCGATCCCGACAACGCCCTCTCCGACAGCACCACCCAACTGCTCCCGGAGCGGGCCGAAAAGCTTCTCGCCTCCCTCCTGGCGGTGCGCGGCGCGCTGGAGCCCTGGAAAGAGGGCTCTGAGCAACGCCAGACCACCGGCATCGCCCTCTCCTGA